The genomic interval tcagaaattctatgcaagacagccgcgctacagacttgtcgcgcaaagcttccatagaagacggccgcgggcaaacggttaattgATGTTTTCTTTCTTACTCAGGACTCTCAGAATCTTCgaggatttttatttattaaagcatGCAATTAACCGTCCATCTAGATGTGCTATCAAAATAGTTGACTTGTTGGAAAATTAGTTTCCGAGATACTATTTTACACCCCAGACTATAAATATGTTTATCCTAGTAAAAGCCAAAATCTAGTTTTAAAATGAATTGTATACATTCGATTTTCAGAGCTGTCTCACATTCGCGATCGTCAAATTTCTGAACTGTCCGGTGGTGAATTGCAGCGATTCGCTTGCGCCATGGTGTGCATACAAGCCGGAGACATATTCATGTTCGACGAGCCTTCTTCATATCTTGATGTTAAGCAGAGATTGAATGCTGCCGAAACTATTCGATCGTTGATCGATCCCGATAAGTATGTCGCATTTCTTCGCACAATATAACTATGTAATCAGTGTATTTACtatcaatatattaatttagGTTCGTAATTGTCGTGGAGCATGACTTGTCAGTCCTGGATTACCTATCTGACTTCATATGCTGCCTGTACGGAATGCCTGGAGTGTACGGTGTTGTTACTATGCCGTTCTCAGTCCGAGAAGGTGAATATATttacgtttattttattaatggaTTTTTTCAAATCGTACTAATACTTTTCTTAATGGTCAGGTATCAATATCTTCCTTGACGGTTATGTGCCGACTGAAAATATGAGATTCCGTACCGAATCGCTCATATTCAAGGTGTCCGAGTCTGCCGTAGAAGAAGAGGTAATGTATATAAGTTTTGTTTGAATTATTCATGCAAACATATATGCTaatgatgttttatttataatttagatTAAGCGTATGAAGCATTACGAATATCCCAGAATGGTTAAAACCATGGGTAATGATTTTAAACTCACTGTAGACAAAGGACAATTTTCCGATTCCGAAATTTTGGTCTTGCTTGGTGAAAACGGCACAGGAAAGACGACTTTCATTCGAATGCTGGCTGGAAAATTGGAACCGGAAGAGGGTAAGTGTACTCTCTACGGaagaaatttcatacaaatgtattttgtGTAAATTAATTTGCACCTTCTATGAATCGTATCAGATGTTAAACACCGTCAtctaaaattattatatcataTGTCATACGTTTTCGCACTGTTAAATAACAAGTAATGTTAGATTGGATCGACTTTGATCAATCAGATACTATTGCAATAGGGATAGCAATTTtagataataatttgtatattattatcacTTTATCATTGTCGAGAGGTTCCTACGTCTGTGTACTCTTCGAAAGACTTCAACGTTGAGTATTTTAAGCattccaaattttatatttcgtaTAGGTACTTGGATTTGTATTTAGACTTATTGGTGTTCTGAAATTCAAATAGTTTCTGAAAACCCGACGAATCCGGGtccaaaatcatttaaaaaaaaagttatgttaaataatatgaaatatcgaCAGTAAAACAGAATGaatatatatgttataaaaattaatagcatattttaatttgataactgaagttaaaattaattaacaaataaatacaggtcaatattaatattcttaAAACAATTATATCTCAGTAGAGGTAtaccaatatatatattttttgtccctTTActactatcattattattataggaTTCCGTAGTTTTccgaaaaatataatgaaaactatACTTATATTCGGTCAagaataaaactgattttttttaagaggattacaagaaataattaaaataaagtacttaCCGTTAGCGAAATCaggtatgatgatgatgataatgttgaAACGATGTTTATACTCTTGAATTCCTAGAGTAGTCTAagacaaaatatttaaactgtatatggttgaaattttaaatttagcaaAATTTCAGTATGCCGTATCGTTTTCCGTATTTATTTCCAAAAtgcggtatgtgtgaacgtgtatgtatgtttaattatcgtaatacagcttttctcaatacaaatgggttcaatatatatcttattaatcaatttatacatcaacataaaaaagttttagtcctatagcatgtttttgactatctttgcattaaaaaataacgacaagcatcaacacgcaaacgcacataggtaaggccaacaggcgactgcatgactaaATAGGCATGCGTCGAAAGcgatgaaaacaatagcttatagATATAGCTGtgtctttctctcgcattgattcatcgatcaacaagaatatgcaagcgaacagtcaaaaacatgacttatagCTACCGCCTTAACCTTTCCCTTACGGTGCTAAAAAAATACGCGTGCAGCGGTGATGTCGACTCAGTCGTTCTAGAAATTCGTGATTTTAAAGTctgataaatatgaatatttaaccatttttccttctattcatgactatagtaatagtccgtatctatataaattaatatatatgtatcaatattggTAATATACTGCTAAAAACGATCTAAAAAGCATGAAATTGAAGACGCGTGAACGACAATCCCAGAAGGCCGCCCATCTCCAAGTGAGGACGAACACTAGGCCCCCACTCCGCGACTCGCTGATCAGAAATCACGCCACATCCGCCAGAATTACGCGATGATCCAAAACCTAtgcgtaaaaatatattcaattttttcatcaaataaaataaaatatgtttatatgtacttttcatgtatttattttcacaataataattttaatacacaaatacataaattgataaaaaaaaatgagaagtaaacgtaaataaaaaaaatacaatattgggcatagctaattccaaactaagttctctaataaataattttcgtcgacttctgttattcgccttccattctggatatttctgcgcccatagcaaatatgcatttagcgcagctatatccagcatctccataaaaacattttatcgcCGGTATCTACTGcaccttttgttttattataaaacattattatttccgGCTTCTTTTCTTCATGACTACTCACTTCACTGTCATGAAATTGAGTAGACAATAGCAaaactgctttatttttttttggcacaTACGAAACTAATGTCTTGGTTGATGTAAAACCAAACAAGCTACTGTGTAAAAGTCTATGTTTCGATGGTAAAAATTCTTTAGGAATTTCCCGTTTATTTTTACGTAGGGTACCAGTTAGAGTTAGCCCTTTATCTAAAAGGTTATCAGCTAATGCCACCGAAGTAAAAAAGTTGTCCGTTGTTACACCTCTATTGGTGCCATATTGCGGTTGAACTTAATCCATCACTACACGATTCCCTTGATTTATCTCTCGGCAATTATTAACCATACCTGTATAaacctgtatatttaatatatatgctgttgaagagtcagccgatacccacatttttattccatatcTACCGGGTTTCGACTTCATATACACGCGGAATGGGCAATTGCCTCTATAGGTAGCCAAACGTTCATCCACAGTAATGTTGCAACTTGGAGAATTATTACGTTTACATTCTtctacaaatttattaaaaattgtcctGATAGGTTCTAATTTATCAGACGACACGTGTATTCTTTCTTGTCTGGTTTCTTTGTCGTCAAAACGAATTTGACTGAATATTGTGATGAACCTATCCCGAGACATAGATGCCGTAAAAAATGGTTGGCAAAAAGCGCTGTCATTAGTCCACAATTCATTTAAGCTTAATTTTCGGGTCCTATTTCTGCCAGACGCAAGCATTATTCCAATGAATGCAAGCAATTCTTCGTGGATGTACGATGTAACTGACGATTCGTTTGTTCACATATTTCTCtcaccatatttgaatttataaacaaagagaacatttctctaatagtatttacagtagtgctaccatttataagtcctgaattttcggtaacaatattgcactctctacgtcttgaggatgatggtggtaatgaattccattgaaatccatgattcgatgtatacacttcttcgtcttcattttcactggcctctaattccgaatctgtatcttccatatcttcaataaaatcttccgtatcagtaaaattatcatttatttcaaaatcgagatcgctatcatattcctcttcattcatcaaatttctttcagccatttttttcaaaaattaaaattgtctttgaaaatataaatataatatacaatgtagcatagcaaattaaaaaaaaaataacattaaataattattaccgtatttacaatataataatcaagaaaCACAAATAAAGTGCTGGTCCACACGGTACAAAAAAGCTCCGAAACTAAAAAAACAACACGCGCGCACCGAGAACGGGACACGACTGAAGGAAAAAACGTAATAACACACACTGCATTTGCGCATTATGCCCGAttcttcgataaaatatttttttctgttgcgtcagataaatacgtgtatattataataattctatctaatacattaatgtattgctgaggaatacccaaaatatgaactctgtatttagtatatttaaagAGATATTCATACAATTAGAGTAAATGTCGACTATGTTTCTATCACCGGTAAGGAAAGGttaaaatcatactttggaacgtagaaatgtattttttttacgatgtaccccttttctaaatcatacaaaatctattaaaataaatttcttgtagttcattctaggcatacaagaaatatagggtgtatagctttgaaaaggttacctgacaactcgttcacagattttccgtaaaccgaggatgcgctccaggcattacgtatacggccatctctttctcaccccgtctgttcaccaagatcttgtttactatgccattacgtatgcagccatctctttcacagaccgtctgttatcggtgaacagtaggttcaccgataacagacggtctgtgaaagagatggctgcatacgtaatggcatagtaaacaagatcttggtgaacagacggggtgagaaagagatggccgtatacgcatcctcggtttacggaaaatctgtgaacgagttgtcgtgtcaccctttgaaaaccacatagttattacgaaaaacgtaaaaattggggcacttgcattccccacttcggtgagggagggttaaatacggtttggtgattactagtcaaatgtgaaccggtcacaggacaatcggtcacacgtgatcacccgtcacactaaaactggtcacaccctaaaatcggtcacgagaaaactggttgaccgattttatatGACTAGTAGTTCGTTTTTCGTTTCGATTTTATATGACTGGTTCGCATATGACTAGTAGTTCGTTTACcgttaaatacatagataaagtcggttcggtgattactggtcacaaattactcgtcacaaagtcactaaaatctctataacggaacatctggcagccgaaaagtccatcatactaacgataactatcatagtaacgagaacttgagtgccaaatattgtgtattcgcgattttcatggcaaaaattgtctttgtgaccaccccaatgtgacgaatagtccaattaccgataaagtcataggttggtcacatccgaagttttttttaatatgtaatccCCAACCATATGAAAAATTTAGTAGTGGCCACACTGACGTGACATGCGCTGTCAGTTTCTGCGGCCGACAGCCGTCACCCATTTAATCCATTCACTCCCCAATATTGCACAAGGATTCTCGATCAATCGATCGGGAACGTCTTCTGGTACTTCGACATCTTCGATTCTCCCAACCAGTTCGACTTCTCGGTCGTCCGCCATTGCACTGAATAATTTCGAGGTTATGTACGTAGTGCGAATTAGTAACTATGCATATTGTCCTAATTGCGCGTGAAGAAGTATTTGACATAATCAACAATGGCTAAAAACGACCTGTTCGAACTGTTCTTCGACCCCGTGTTCCAAAAATGCTTGATGCACGCTCAAAGCACTGCACAAGTAGACGGTATATAACATTGATTTTTTGCGCAAATTCACACATTTGAGTCTTCGAAAGCATAatgcttttatatttatttcaaggaTCCGGAAAACTACCACAACTGAACATCAGCTACAAGCCGCAGAAAATTTCACCCAAATCTCAAGGCTTAGTGAGTCAACTGTTGCATGAGAAGATTAGGGATGCCTATGTTCACCCTCAGGTTTGTTTTATTATTCGCATAATCATTAGTGTTTGGACATTTTACTAAGTGTTGCATTTATTTTACAGTTTATTACTGACGTAATGAAGCCGATGAAAATCGAAGAGATCATGGATCAAGAAGTCCAGAACTTGTCTGGAGGTGAGTTGCAACGTGTAGCTCTCGTACTGTGCCTCGGCAAGCCTGCCGATGTGTACCTCATTGACGAACCGTCTGCTTATCTCGATTCTGAACAACGTTTAGTAGCTGCTAAAGTCATCAAAaggttgtttttttgttttgtttgttaatttatatattataaaagtatgcatttaatgttttaaaatggttgtgttgaaattttccaGATTTATCTTGCACGCAAAGAAGACCGGATTTGTCGTAGAGCACGATTTCATAATGGCGACTTATCTCGCCGATCGTGTTATTGTCTTTGAAGGTTTGCCGTCAATTCATGCGACGGCACACACTCCCCAAACGCTCCTCAATGGTATGAATCGCTTCTTGGAACTACTCAGTATTACGTTCAGAAGA from Arctopsyche grandis isolate Sample6627 chromosome 9, ASM5162203v2, whole genome shotgun sequence carries:
- the pix gene encoding ATP-binding cassette sub-family E member 1 pix, with protein sequence MISALSRNRSNDETDKQTRIAIVNPDRCKPKRCRQECKRSCPVVRMGKLCIEVTPNNKIASISEELCIGCGICVKKCPFDAITIINLPSNLEKHTTHRYSKNSFKLHRLPIPRPGEVLGLVGQNGIGKSTALKILAGKQKPNLGRFTDPPDWTEILSYFRGSELQNYFTKILEDHLKALIKPQYVDQIPKAVKGTVGQLLDKKDERKNQHQICKMLELSHIRDRQISELSGGELQRFACAMVCIQAGDIFMFDEPSSYLDVKQRLNAAETIRSLIDPDKFVIVVEHDLSVLDYLSDFICCLYGMPGVYGVVTMPFSVREGINIFLDGYVPTENMRFRTESLIFKVSESAVEEEIKRMKHYEYPRMVKTMGNDFKLTVDKGQFSDSEILVLLGENGTGKTTFIRMLAGKLEPEEGSGKLPQLNISYKPQKISPKSQGLVSQLLHEKIRDAYVHPQFITDVMKPMKIEEIMDQEVQNLSGGELQRVALVLCLGKPADVYLIDEPSAYLDSEQRLVAAKVIKRFILHAKKTGFVVEHDFIMATYLADRVIVFEGLPSIHATAHTPQTLLNGMNRFLELLSITFRRDPNNFRPRINKTASVKDMEQKRAGQYFFLED